AAGTTTCATAGGTAGCTTCAGTAATTTTATTATGATTACCTCGCATGAAGAAGAGAATCAACTCCATGGCGGAGAAGAAAATGATAAAGGCCAAGAAAACAAGCGGAATCATGACCCAGCCACCGCTGAACCAGACTGCCGAAATTTCGTCAAATGTTACTCCGAGAACAAACATGTTTTATGCCGATTAGTTTTTGTGTGGTAAGCCGTTCACAAGTCCAACGGCGGTGCGTTCCATACTCCCGAGAACACCCTTGGACATTCTGGAGAGAAGCGCATGAGCAATCAAAGTGGGTATCGCGATAACCAAACCAAATTCGGTAGTGATCAAAGCTTCAGAAATACCCGATGAAAGTTGAGTCGCATCTCCAGTCCCGAAGATGGTGATCAACTTGAAAGTATTAATCATACCCGTTACAGTTCCTAGCAGTCCAAGAAGCGGAGCGGTAGCAGCTGTAACAGCGATAAAAGGCAAGAAGCGCTCAAGTTTGGGCTGAGTGCTCAACATTCTTTCGTAGAGAATCTCTTCAATAAGATCTTCATCTGAGTCAATGTGCTCCAAAGCAGCGACCAGCATATCACCAACAGGACCTTTAATGCCACGGGCATAGGCCAAAGCATCATCAGGGCGGTCGCTATTTAAATGCTCCAGGATAACCTCTAAATCTTTGATTTTGCCCTTCTTAACAGAAACAATCTCGAAGACTTTGAAAATGGAGATTAAAAAGGCAGCCGCAGCAATGATGAGGATAGGCCACATGACCAAACCACCTTTTTTAATGTGCTCTGGAAGAGACTCCGTTAAGTTTCTAATGTCGAGTGCCTGGCCTAATTTGACATCCAAGAATAAGGTGCCTTGACCGGTTGTGGTTACATCCGCCATTTCCTTCTCAGGTGCAAAGGGCTTGGTAAGGATTTTTTCCAATTTTGCGCCGG
This genomic stretch from Opitutia bacterium ISCC 52 harbors:
- a CDS encoding MotA/TolQ/ExbB proton channel family protein; the encoded protein is MKKLLIISLLIPLFTLSAQDRATTAANTTAGDLERALTELTQLRNDIAAGKIPLAKEINNLEDQKIELTIERDKVVEEASGANRVKAEMGTRSEELVTQIDYLHTALGNYIKEFIGVNIHVGEVQLYKEVADSAIEIQDVREVPLLDRFQAQIDAVNTSFDRLFKSVGGYKFQGKCELADGTIIDGNYAIIGPIGLFSDSASSSGLVSINPLSAGNDIAGAKLEKILTKPFAPEKEMADVTTTGQGTLFLDVKLGQALDIRNLTESLPEHIKKGGLVMWPILIIAAAAFLISIFKVFEIVSVKKGKIKDLEVILEHLNSDRPDDALAYARGIKGPVGDMLVAALEHIDSDEDLIEEILYERMLSTQPKLERFLPFIAVTAATAPLLGLLGTVTGMINTFKLITIFGTGDATQLSSGISEALITTEFGLVIAIPTLIAHALLSRMSKGVLGSMERTAVGLVNGLPHKN